The Mycolicibacterium flavescens genome has a segment encoding these proteins:
- a CDS encoding secreted protein, which yields MKAVVAGALSLIIVLSGCSPSGDVQWVDENVGFTADELTIHGTYRHETGDTVGPAALLISESGATDRNGDNQVAGPVGNMRQLAELLSDRDVASLRYDKVGTGQTGLGPYAQRPTEVVSSVYTTGAKAAVRYLADQPRTDDSRISVYAVGEGTIHAMTLAGDTDAGAPKIHALGLFQPLPGRYLDMITNRVRAGAAAGTLTAWLAAVEQVRTTGTAPANLPEGLGAMLNPGNVNAVVEADKIDPLTLAAKVPAGTPVLLTCSDSDAQASCDSIRPLADALGHTALTVVELKGVNHVLRDDPSDNVANYASQDPLSPQVVEALDRFVAEQP from the coding sequence TTGAAAGCAGTTGTCGCGGGGGCGCTTTCACTGATCATCGTACTGTCGGGATGTTCGCCCTCGGGCGACGTGCAGTGGGTCGACGAGAACGTCGGCTTCACCGCCGACGAGCTGACCATCCACGGCACTTACCGGCACGAGACCGGCGACACGGTGGGGCCCGCCGCGCTGCTGATCTCCGAGAGCGGCGCCACGGACCGAAACGGCGACAACCAGGTCGCCGGGCCGGTCGGCAACATGCGCCAACTCGCCGAACTGTTGTCGGACCGCGACGTGGCCAGCCTGCGCTACGACAAGGTCGGCACCGGCCAGACCGGTCTCGGCCCGTACGCGCAGCGGCCCACCGAGGTGGTCAGTTCGGTCTACACCACGGGCGCGAAGGCCGCGGTGCGCTACCTGGCCGATCAGCCGCGGACCGACGACTCCCGCATCTCGGTCTACGCGGTGGGCGAAGGCACCATCCACGCGATGACGCTGGCCGGTGACACCGACGCCGGTGCTCCAAAGATCCACGCGCTCGGCCTCTTTCAGCCGCTGCCCGGCCGCTACCTCGACATGATCACCAACCGGGTGCGCGCCGGCGCCGCTGCAGGAACCCTGACCGCGTGGCTGGCGGCCGTCGAGCAGGTCCGGACCACGGGGACGGCGCCTGCGAACCTGCCCGAGGGACTCGGCGCGATGCTGAACCCGGGCAACGTCAATGCGGTCGTCGAAGCCGACAAGATCGACCCGCTGACGCTGGCGGCCAAGGTGCCCGCGGGCACACCGGTGCTGCTGACCTGTTCGGACTCCGACGCGCAGGCATCGTGCGACTCGATCCGACCCCTCGCGGACGCGCTTGGGCACACCGCGCTGACGGTCGTGGAACTCAAGGGCGTCAACCACGTGCTGCGCGACGACCCGAGCGACAACGTCGCCAACTACGCCTCCCAAGATCCGCTTTCTCCACAGGTTGTCGAAGCGCTGGACCGCTTTGTCGCCGAGCAGCCCTAA
- a CDS encoding Protein of uncharacterised function (DUF2786) — translation MLARIAALLRQAEGTDNAHEAEAFMAAAQRLATATSIDLAVARSHSDQRTKAQMPVQRTITIGNAGTRGLRTYVQLFTVIAHANDVKCDVASNSTFVYAYGFPEDIDASHALYAGLVMQMVRASQAYIESGAHRPTPTITARINFQLAFGARIGQRLVEAREEARREATNSRDSQPGTAIALRDKDLELRDFYRETSEARGTWRATSATAGYSSAARRAGDRAGRKARLGPSPEIANARSALPANGRRASGET, via the coding sequence ATGCTGGCCCGCATCGCCGCCCTGCTGCGGCAGGCCGAAGGCACCGACAACGCGCACGAGGCGGAGGCGTTCATGGCCGCGGCGCAGCGGTTGGCGACGGCCACCTCCATCGACCTGGCCGTGGCGCGGTCGCACTCCGATCAGCGCACGAAGGCGCAGATGCCGGTGCAGCGCACGATCACGATCGGCAACGCGGGCACCCGAGGATTGCGGACGTATGTGCAGTTGTTCACCGTGATCGCACACGCCAACGACGTGAAATGCGATGTCGCGTCGAACTCGACATTCGTCTACGCCTACGGATTTCCCGAGGACATCGACGCCAGCCATGCGCTGTACGCGGGCCTGGTCATGCAAATGGTCAGGGCCTCGCAGGCCTACATCGAGTCGGGCGCTCACCGCCCCACGCCCACCATCACCGCGCGGATCAACTTCCAGTTGGCGTTCGGCGCCCGCATCGGCCAGCGGCTGGTCGAGGCGCGGGAGGAAGCACGCCGGGAGGCCACGAACAGCCGCGACAGCCAGCCGGGCACCGCGATCGCGTTGCGGGACAAGGACCTCGAGTTGCGCGACTTCTACCGCGAAACCTCCGAGGCGCGCGGGACGTGGCGGGCGACCAGCGCGACGGCCGGCTACTCCTCGGCCGCCCGCCGTGCCGGTGACCGCGCGGGCCGCAAGGCCAGGCTCGGGCCCAGCCCGGAAATCGCCAATGCGCGTTCGGCGCTGCCCGCGAATGGGCGCCGCGCCTCCGGGGAGACGTGA
- a CDS encoding ESX-1 secretion-associated protein EspL, protein MHPDVAAVLRQAQQLQSLMDEQLDRMNAQTFTGTDESETVQVTLDGHHQLTGVVIEDGLLSLGFEEVQKRLNEALDSATAAATASLEADRDRIDAAVADITDGNR, encoded by the coding sequence ATGCACCCCGACGTCGCCGCCGTGTTGCGGCAGGCCCAGCAGTTGCAGTCGCTCATGGACGAGCAGCTGGACCGAATGAATGCTCAAACCTTCACCGGCACCGACGAATCCGAGACTGTACAGGTGACGTTGGACGGTCACCACCAGCTGACGGGCGTGGTCATCGAGGACGGCCTGCTGAGCCTGGGCTTCGAGGAGGTCCAGAAGCGGCTCAACGAGGCGCTGGATTCCGCGACGGCCGCGGCCACCGCGTCGCTGGAGGCCGACCGGGACCGGATCGACGCCGCCGTCGCCGACATCACCGACGGGAACCGCTAG
- a CDS encoding PPE family protein, which yields MGEIQRVEPAELTKQSAEMHGTQWHTPVAEAVVPPDALPSSAAAVANLNANAQSLLEFQRWAETENQRIAEMLQIAADAYTEVDETCGRAIENPDRRAAVEAIAVPASATPPPALPHPVGTPQPLDAAGYSDVHETQADLVAGDDGASLKMAMLQWGLASTRVRDAAPRPPSGDWEGRAADAAYARMAEFSGWLEQLAEGWHDLAEAAAKIVAAHDVAKAEHAGIHTEYVALETQLRELAAQTTVGNSVATSNEMAKIGRRLQELQQRSDDVRQDYASGATFSPVRPAMPSSPDADSASVVGGPGGTLAQPGGGRAGVPSSGPLPSGTADRAGGAARPGGASPGGRAPAGGGAPSSGGAPSGGGAPAGAAASGPKSTDPHVRPAAVGGAGAGGGRGGGAAGSGGGGGMPATPMSAPVTAETVAPAPTVPAAAGGAPGSSTDGRAGTPMAGGMAPMAHGAGAQQGKEKRRDPRVAPDEDLYTEDRPWTEAVVGIRRRRAVSDGESRDDT from the coding sequence ATGGGCGAGATCCAGCGGGTCGAACCGGCGGAGCTCACCAAGCAGTCCGCAGAGATGCACGGGACGCAGTGGCACACCCCCGTCGCCGAAGCGGTGGTGCCGCCGGATGCGCTGCCGTCCTCGGCGGCCGCGGTCGCCAACCTGAACGCGAACGCGCAGTCGCTGCTGGAGTTTCAGCGGTGGGCCGAGACGGAGAACCAGCGCATCGCCGAGATGCTGCAGATCGCCGCCGACGCCTACACCGAGGTCGACGAAACCTGCGGACGAGCGATCGAGAACCCCGACCGACGGGCAGCGGTCGAGGCGATCGCGGTGCCCGCCTCGGCGACGCCGCCGCCCGCGCTTCCCCATCCGGTCGGCACTCCGCAGCCACTCGATGCGGCCGGCTACAGCGACGTGCACGAGACGCAGGCTGACCTGGTCGCCGGGGACGACGGTGCATCGCTGAAAATGGCTATGCTGCAGTGGGGTCTGGCCAGTACCCGAGTCAGGGACGCCGCGCCGCGGCCGCCCAGCGGCGACTGGGAGGGCCGGGCCGCCGACGCCGCGTACGCGAGGATGGCCGAGTTCAGCGGCTGGCTGGAACAACTCGCCGAGGGCTGGCACGACCTCGCGGAAGCGGCAGCAAAAATCGTTGCGGCACATGACGTCGCGAAGGCCGAGCATGCAGGAATCCATACCGAGTACGTGGCGTTGGAGACCCAGCTGCGTGAGCTCGCGGCGCAGACGACGGTGGGCAACTCTGTCGCGACTTCCAACGAGATGGCCAAGATCGGAAGGCGGCTGCAGGAGCTGCAGCAGCGGTCCGACGACGTGCGCCAGGACTATGCGAGCGGCGCCACCTTCTCACCCGTGCGGCCCGCGATGCCGTCCAGCCCGGACGCCGACAGCGCCTCCGTCGTCGGTGGCCCGGGCGGCACACTCGCACAACCCGGTGGCGGTCGCGCGGGTGTGCCGTCGTCCGGCCCGCTGCCGTCCGGGACCGCGGACCGGGCCGGTGGTGCGGCGCGCCCGGGTGGCGCTTCGCCCGGAGGTCGCGCTCCGGCCGGCGGTGGTGCGCCGTCGAGCGGTGGTGCGCCCTCGGGCGGTGGTGCGCCGGCCGGGGCTGCGGCGTCAGGCCCGAAGTCGACCGATCCGCACGTGCGCCCCGCTGCTGTCGGCGGCGCCGGAGCGGGCGGCGGAAGAGGGGGTGGCGCCGCCGGCAGCGGCGGCGGCGGTGGCATGCCTGCGACGCCGATGTCGGCCCCGGTGACCGCGGAGACGGTCGCACCCGCCCCGACCGTGCCTGCCGCGGCGGGCGGCGCACCGGGATCATCGACGGACGGCCGCGCGGGTACGCCCATGGCCGGCGGTATGGCCCCGATGGCGCACGGTGCGGGCGCCCAACAGGGCAAGGAAAAGCGGCGCGATCCCCGAGTCGCGCCCGACGAGGACCTCTACACCGAGGACCGGCCGTGGACCGAGGCGGTCGTCGGCATTCGCAGGCGCAGGGCGGTCTCCGACGGCGAGAGCCGAGACGACACGTGA
- the eccE1_1 gene encoding type VII secretion protein EccE → MNRVLGMFGLRFTTGHAIWAAALIPATVLVFAELDLLWLGITLAVLIALGSVVTIRGLRITGWVAAVFAWRRRHRDVPQRPSEPAVGATVMPGDHVAVRWQDEHLTAAIELVPRPFTPTVIVNGAAFTDDVVDTRLVEQLVAAHCPDVEADVVSSGYRVGKTAPATLISLYEQVVGPYPAPASRRTWIVLRADPESTRKSSQRRESGVAGLARYLVSSATRIADQLAGNGIDARPARSFDDLDRATEISFERETWSAIKGRSTFTAAYTAPGGPDVWWSARADHTITRVRIRPGEAPRSTVLLTTLANPATPRGFSCLFGGQRAALHGISPVGDRHYELPIGSAGVLVGETADRYPVYIPFDDIDVSINLGDSRLFTQFIVRSAAAGAVVTLTPQFNEFAGYVNARIGDEAKVAWPHATTYLSPHPGLGRVTLRNNYIETPRHRQLPIRLINPREESRYQMVLEG, encoded by the coding sequence ATGAACAGGGTCCTCGGCATGTTCGGCCTGCGCTTCACGACGGGCCACGCGATCTGGGCGGCGGCGCTGATCCCCGCGACCGTACTGGTGTTCGCCGAGCTCGACCTGTTGTGGCTCGGAATCACTCTCGCGGTGCTGATCGCGCTGGGTTCGGTGGTGACCATCCGCGGGCTGCGGATCACCGGTTGGGTGGCGGCGGTGTTCGCGTGGCGGCGCAGGCACCGCGACGTTCCGCAGCGTCCGTCCGAACCCGCGGTGGGCGCGACTGTGATGCCGGGCGATCACGTCGCCGTGCGATGGCAGGACGAGCACCTGACCGCGGCGATCGAACTGGTGCCGCGTCCGTTCACCCCGACGGTGATCGTCAACGGCGCGGCGTTCACCGACGACGTCGTCGACACCCGGCTCGTCGAACAACTCGTGGCCGCGCACTGCCCGGACGTGGAGGCCGACGTGGTGTCGTCGGGGTATCGCGTCGGCAAAACCGCTCCCGCAACGCTGATTTCGCTGTACGAGCAGGTAGTAGGTCCGTACCCGGCTCCGGCGAGCCGGCGCACCTGGATCGTGCTGCGCGCCGACCCCGAGTCCACGCGCAAGTCGTCGCAGCGCCGCGAGTCCGGGGTGGCCGGGCTTGCGCGGTACCTGGTGTCCTCGGCCACCCGGATCGCGGATCAGTTGGCCGGCAACGGAATCGATGCTCGCCCCGCGCGCAGTTTCGACGATCTCGACCGGGCCACCGAGATCAGTTTCGAGCGTGAGACATGGTCGGCGATCAAGGGCCGCAGCACGTTCACCGCGGCCTACACCGCGCCGGGCGGACCGGACGTGTGGTGGTCGGCGCGCGCCGACCATACGATCACCCGGGTCCGCATCCGGCCCGGTGAGGCCCCGCGCTCGACGGTGCTGCTGACCACTTTGGCCAATCCGGCCACACCGCGCGGCTTTTCGTGTCTGTTCGGCGGGCAGCGGGCGGCTCTGCACGGCATCAGCCCGGTCGGCGACCGCCACTACGAGCTGCCGATCGGGTCGGCGGGGGTGCTGGTCGGTGAGACCGCCGACCGCTACCCCGTCTACATACCGTTCGACGACATCGACGTGAGCATCAACCTCGGCGACTCGCGGCTGTTCACCCAGTTCATCGTGCGGTCGGCGGCGGCAGGCGCCGTGGTCACCCTGACGCCGCAATTCAACGAGTTCGCCGGATACGTCAACGCCAGGATCGGGGACGAGGCCAAGGTGGCGTGGCCGCATGCGACGACGTACTTGAGCCCGCACCCGGGCCTCGGCCGGGTGACGTTGCGCAACAACTACATCGAGACGCCCCGTCATCGCCAATTGCCGATAAGGCTGATCAATCCGCGCGAGGAAAGTCGCTACCAGATGGTCCTCGAGGGCTGA
- a CDS encoding type VII secretion-associated serine protease mycosin has product MRLFERVGVLTAVLLLTLIAAPPAAAIEPPTIDPAAVPPDETGPDQPMEQRRVCSAPTVFPNANFADRPWANDYLRLSEAQKFATGAGVTVAVIDTGVVGSPRVPAEPGGDFVDQAGNGMSDCDAHGTLTASIIAGRPAPNDGFVGVAPDARILSLRQTSEAFQTVGTRQDPNDPNATQTAGSLRSLARAVVHAANLGAQVINISEAACYKITRPINETSLGAAINYAVNVKGAVIVVAAGNTGQDCAQNPPADPAVPTDPRGWKQVQTIVSPAWYSPLVLTVGGIAPNGQPSTFSMSGPWLGAAAPAENLVALGYDGNPVNALQGQDGPIPISGTSFAAAYVSGLAALLKQRFPALTPAQIMNRITATARHPGGGVDNYVGAGAVDPVAALTWDVPPGPEQVQYRVKELPPPVFTPPPDRGPITAVVVAGAGLAAALGLGALARRALRRR; this is encoded by the coding sequence GTGCGCCTCTTCGAACGCGTCGGCGTGCTGACGGCTGTGCTGTTGCTGACCTTGATCGCCGCCCCTCCGGCGGCGGCGATCGAGCCGCCGACAATCGATCCCGCGGCCGTGCCCCCGGATGAGACCGGGCCGGATCAGCCGATGGAGCAGCGCCGGGTCTGCTCGGCGCCGACGGTGTTTCCGAACGCGAACTTCGCCGACCGGCCCTGGGCGAACGACTACCTGCGGTTGTCCGAGGCGCAGAAGTTCGCGACGGGCGCGGGCGTGACGGTCGCGGTGATCGACACCGGCGTCGTCGGCTCACCGCGGGTGCCCGCCGAACCGGGCGGAGACTTCGTCGACCAGGCCGGGAACGGCATGTCGGACTGCGATGCGCACGGCACGTTGACAGCGTCGATCATCGCGGGCCGGCCCGCGCCGAACGACGGCTTCGTCGGCGTCGCGCCCGACGCCCGCATCCTGTCGCTGCGCCAGACCTCCGAGGCGTTCCAGACGGTGGGGACGCGCCAGGACCCCAACGACCCGAACGCCACCCAGACCGCAGGATCGCTACGCAGCCTCGCGCGCGCGGTGGTGCACGCGGCCAATCTCGGCGCGCAGGTCATCAACATCAGCGAGGCGGCCTGCTACAAGATCACCCGCCCGATCAACGAGACCAGCCTTGGCGCCGCGATCAACTACGCGGTCAACGTCAAGGGCGCGGTCATCGTCGTCGCCGCGGGCAACACCGGCCAGGATTGCGCGCAGAACCCGCCCGCCGATCCCGCCGTTCCGACCGACCCGCGCGGTTGGAAGCAGGTACAGACGATCGTCAGCCCGGCCTGGTATTCACCCCTGGTGCTGACGGTCGGCGGGATCGCTCCGAACGGACAACCGAGCACGTTCTCGATGTCGGGTCCGTGGCTCGGCGCCGCGGCGCCTGCCGAGAACCTCGTCGCGCTCGGCTACGACGGCAATCCGGTCAACGCGCTGCAGGGCCAGGACGGCCCGATCCCCATCAGCGGGACGTCGTTCGCCGCGGCCTACGTCTCCGGGCTGGCGGCGCTGCTCAAACAGCGCTTCCCCGCGCTCACGCCGGCCCAGATCATGAACCGGATCACCGCGACGGCGCGTCACCCGGGCGGCGGCGTCGACAACTATGTGGGCGCCGGGGCGGTCGACCCCGTCGCCGCGTTGACGTGGGACGTGCCTCCCGGCCCGGAGCAGGTGCAGTACCGGGTCAAGGAGCTTCCGCCGCCGGTGTTCACCCCGCCGCCGGATCGCGGGCCGATCACCGCGGTGGTCGTCGCCGGAGCCGGGCTTGCGGCCGCGCTCGGACTCGGCGCGCTGGCCCGTCGCGCTTTGAGGCGCCGATGA
- a CDS encoding Protein of uncharacterised function (DUF3224), which yields MSRHIEATFQIASWDETPFENGDEATKLTEALVTKRYEGDIEGTSTTKWLLAYGPDKSALFVGIEHVTGTIAGATGGLVLLHDGAYRDGVASGEVRIASGTGGLAEAAGNGKFRADPAGALTLDVDGLDIAVT from the coding sequence ATGAGCAGACACATCGAGGCGACCTTCCAGATCGCCAGCTGGGATGAGACGCCGTTCGAGAACGGCGACGAAGCCACCAAGCTCACCGAGGCCCTGGTGACGAAACGCTACGAGGGCGACATCGAGGGCACGTCGACGACCAAGTGGCTGTTGGCCTACGGACCGGACAAGAGCGCGCTGTTCGTCGGCATCGAGCACGTCACCGGCACCATCGCGGGCGCGACCGGCGGCTTGGTGTTGCTGCACGACGGCGCCTACCGGGACGGCGTGGCCAGTGGAGAGGTGCGGATCGCATCGGGCACCGGCGGGCTGGCCGAGGCGGCCGGCAACGGGAAGTTCCGCGCCGACCCTGCGGGAGCACTGACCCTCGACGTCGACGGTCTGGACATCGCGGTCACCTAG
- a CDS encoding glycosyltransferase, with translation MRIALLSYRSKTHCGGQGVYVRYLSRGLADLGHEVEVFSGQPYPEELDPRVRLTEVPSLDLYREPDPFRIPWPNEIKTSIDLLELLTTWTAGFPEPRTFSLRAARLLAERRHEFDVVHDNQCLGTGLRKIAGLGLPVVATVHHPITRDKVVDVAAAKWWRKPLVRRWYGFAEMQKQVACEIPELLTVSSTSAADIAEDFGVAPSQLHVVPLGVDTAMFKPAERRVRNRIIAIASADVPLKGVRHLLHAVARLRVERDLELQLVAKLEPNGPTEKLIAELGISDIVHSSSGLSDSELADLLASAEVACIPSLYEGFSLPAVEAMASGTPIVASRAGALPEVVGADGDCARLVKPADVDELTAVLGELLDSPRELARLGANGRKRAVEVFSWQSVAAQTVAVYEMARERVGAC, from the coding sequence ATGCGCATCGCACTTCTGTCGTACCGGAGCAAGACCCACTGTGGTGGGCAGGGCGTCTACGTCCGCTACCTGTCGCGCGGCCTCGCGGACCTGGGCCACGAGGTCGAGGTGTTCTCGGGCCAGCCCTACCCGGAGGAACTCGATCCCCGCGTTCGGCTGACCGAGGTGCCCAGCCTGGACCTGTACCGGGAACCCGATCCGTTCCGGATTCCGTGGCCCAACGAGATCAAGACGTCGATCGACCTGCTCGAGCTGCTGACCACGTGGACGGCGGGCTTCCCCGAACCGCGCACGTTCAGCCTGCGCGCCGCGCGGTTGCTGGCTGAACGTCGCCACGAGTTCGACGTCGTGCACGACAACCAGTGCCTGGGCACCGGGCTCCGCAAGATCGCCGGCCTCGGCCTTCCGGTGGTCGCCACCGTGCATCACCCGATCACCCGCGACAAGGTGGTTGACGTCGCGGCGGCCAAGTGGTGGCGCAAACCGCTGGTGCGACGGTGGTACGGCTTCGCCGAGATGCAGAAGCAGGTGGCCTGCGAGATCCCCGAACTGCTGACCGTGTCGTCGACGTCGGCGGCTGACATCGCCGAGGACTTCGGCGTCGCGCCCAGCCAGCTGCACGTTGTGCCGCTGGGCGTGGACACCGCGATGTTCAAGCCCGCCGAGCGACGGGTGCGCAACCGCATCATCGCGATCGCCAGCGCCGATGTTCCCCTCAAAGGCGTCAGGCACCTGCTGCACGCGGTGGCCCGGCTGCGCGTCGAACGCGATCTCGAACTGCAGCTGGTCGCCAAGCTCGAACCGAACGGTCCCACCGAGAAGCTGATCGCCGAGCTCGGCATTTCCGACATCGTGCACAGCTCCAGCGGGTTGTCCGACAGCGAGCTGGCCGACCTGCTGGCCTCGGCCGAAGTCGCTTGCATCCCATCGCTTTACGAGGGGTTCTCGTTGCCGGCGGTGGAGGCGATGGCCAGCGGCACGCCCATCGTGGCCAGCCGCGCCGGTGCGCTGCCCGAGGTGGTGGGTGCCGACGGCGATTGCGCCCGGCTGGTGAAGCCCGCCGACGTCGACGAATTGACCGCGGTGCTCGGCGAACTACTCGACTCACCGCGTGAGCTGGCCCGCCTCGGTGCGAACGGACGCAAACGCGCGGTGGAGGTGTTCAGCTGGCAATCGGTTGCCGCGCAGACGGTTGCGGTCTACGAGATGGCACGCGAACGGGTCGGCGCATGCTGA
- the rebM_1 gene encoding type 11 methyltransferase, whose amino-acid sequence MLTVDFDRLGVGEGTKVIDVGCGAGRHSFEAFRRGADVVAFDQSAADLNDVDEILTAMREQGEAPPTAKAEAVKGDALDLPYADGTFDCVIASEILEHVPQDEKAIAELVRVLKPGGTLAVTVPRWLPEKLCWVLSDEYHANEGGHVRIYHADRLRDKVLAHGLRLEHTHHAHALHSPYWWLKCAVGTENSDHVAVKAYHRMLVWDMMSRPWLTKTAESLLNPLIGKSVALYFTKPVGAGADA is encoded by the coding sequence ATGCTGACGGTCGACTTCGACCGGCTCGGCGTCGGCGAGGGCACGAAGGTGATCGACGTGGGTTGCGGCGCGGGCCGGCACAGCTTCGAGGCCTTCCGGCGCGGGGCGGACGTCGTCGCGTTCGACCAGAGCGCCGCCGATCTCAACGACGTCGACGAGATCCTGACAGCCATGCGCGAGCAGGGTGAGGCGCCGCCGACGGCCAAGGCCGAGGCGGTCAAGGGTGACGCGCTCGATCTGCCTTATGCCGACGGCACTTTCGATTGTGTGATCGCCTCGGAGATCCTCGAACACGTGCCCCAGGACGAGAAGGCGATCGCCGAGCTGGTCCGGGTGCTCAAGCCCGGCGGAACGCTTGCCGTCACCGTGCCGCGTTGGCTCCCCGAGAAGCTCTGCTGGGTGCTGTCCGATGAGTACCACGCCAACGAGGGCGGGCACGTGCGGATCTATCACGCCGACCGGCTGCGCGACAAAGTGCTCGCCCACGGCCTCCGGCTCGAGCACACCCATCATGCGCATGCCTTGCACTCCCCGTACTGGTGGCTCAAATGCGCGGTGGGAACCGAGAATTCGGATCACGTCGCGGTGAAGGCATACCACCGGATGTTGGTGTGGGACATGATGAGCCGCCCTTGGCTGACCAAGACGGCCGAGTCGCTGCTCAACCCGCTGATCGGCAAGAGCGTCGCGTTGTACTTCACGAAACCGGTGGGTGCCGGTGCTGACGCCTAA
- a CDS encoding oligosaccharide amylase, with translation MLTPKLDGVPGVPGVLTPEQCRQTAKSIAANQESSGALPWFDGGHTDPWDHIENAMALTVAGLLEPARAAFEWSRTHQRRDGSWPMQLRNGVIEDANSDSNFCAYIATGVWHHVLVTGDRRFAETMWPVVTKAIDFVLGMQLSGGEIAWARSPSAIEPEALLTGCASIYHSIRCALALADYFDDPQPEWEVAVGRLGHAIAHHPEAFTVKDRWSMEWYYPVLTGAVRGPAARMRIDERWHDFVVPGLGIRCVDDRPWVTGAETCELVLALDAIGDAVRAREQFAAMHHLREDDGSYWTGLVFADGKRWPEERTTWTGAAMILAADALSSTSAASGIFRGADLPRGLEGEYDCECATSDR, from the coding sequence GTGCTGACGCCTAAACTCGACGGCGTCCCGGGCGTTCCCGGGGTGCTGACACCCGAACAGTGCCGTCAGACCGCGAAATCGATTGCCGCTAACCAGGAGTCCTCGGGTGCGCTGCCGTGGTTCGACGGTGGCCACACCGATCCGTGGGATCACATCGAGAACGCGATGGCGCTGACGGTCGCCGGGTTGCTGGAGCCGGCACGCGCGGCGTTCGAGTGGTCGCGCACGCATCAGCGCCGCGACGGATCGTGGCCCATGCAGTTGCGCAACGGTGTCATCGAGGACGCCAACAGCGACAGCAACTTCTGCGCCTACATCGCCACCGGCGTCTGGCACCACGTGCTGGTCACCGGTGACCGCCGTTTCGCGGAGACGATGTGGCCGGTGGTCACCAAGGCGATCGACTTCGTGCTCGGCATGCAGCTCAGTGGCGGTGAGATCGCCTGGGCGAGAAGTCCTTCGGCCATCGAACCCGAGGCCCTGCTGACGGGGTGCGCGAGCATCTACCACAGCATCCGGTGCGCGCTGGCGCTCGCGGACTACTTCGACGACCCGCAGCCGGAATGGGAGGTCGCGGTCGGCAGGCTCGGCCATGCGATCGCCCACCATCCCGAGGCGTTCACGGTGAAGGACCGCTGGTCGATGGAGTGGTACTACCCGGTGCTCACCGGCGCGGTGCGCGGTCCCGCGGCGCGGATGCGGATCGACGAGCGGTGGCACGACTTCGTGGTTCCCGGACTGGGTATCCGGTGCGTCGACGACCGGCCGTGGGTGACCGGGGCCGAAACCTGTGAACTGGTACTGGCTTTGGATGCGATTGGTGACGCGGTGCGTGCCAGGGAGCAGTTCGCAGCGATGCACCATCTGCGTGAGGACGACGGCTCCTACTGGACGGGTCTGGTGTTCGCCGACGGCAAGCGTTGGCCGGAGGAACGTACGACGTGGACCGGCGCGGCGATGATCCTGGCCGCAGACGCGCTGTCGTCGACGTCGGCCGCCAGTGGAATCTTCCGGGGCGCAGACCTTCCGCGCGGGCTCGAAGGCGAGTACGACTGCGAGTGCGCGACCAGCGACCGCTAG
- a CDS encoding putative O-methyltransferase codes for MRTTDELFALAEKVIGFMPADEGRALFDAAVKYLGDGIGVEIGTYCGKSTVLLGAAAQQTGGVIYTVDHHHGSEEHQPGWEYHDESMVDPVTGVFDTLPTARHTLDAAGLDDHVVAIVGRSPVVARGWRTPLRFLFIDGGHTEEAAQRDFDGWARWVEVGAALVIHDVFPNPDEGGQAPFHIYQRALNTNHFREVSATGSMRVLERTDGVAGEPLD; via the coding sequence ATGCGCACCACAGACGAACTCTTCGCCCTTGCCGAGAAGGTCATCGGATTCATGCCCGCCGACGAGGGCCGGGCCCTGTTCGACGCGGCCGTGAAGTATCTCGGCGACGGCATCGGCGTCGAGATCGGCACGTACTGCGGCAAGTCCACCGTGCTGCTGGGCGCCGCCGCACAGCAGACCGGCGGCGTGATCTACACCGTCGACCACCACCACGGCTCAGAAGAACACCAGCCGGGCTGGGAGTACCACGACGAGTCGATGGTCGATCCCGTCACCGGCGTGTTCGACACGTTGCCGACGGCTCGGCACACGCTCGACGCCGCGGGCCTCGACGACCACGTCGTCGCGATCGTCGGCCGGTCACCGGTGGTGGCGCGGGGATGGCGAACTCCGTTGCGCTTCCTGTTCATCGACGGCGGCCACACCGAGGAAGCCGCACAGCGCGATTTCGACGGCTGGGCCAGATGGGTGGAGGTGGGCGCGGCGCTCGTCATCCACGACGTGTTCCCCAACCCTGACGAGGGTGGGCAGGCGCCGTTCCACATCTACCAGCGGGCGTTGAACACCAACCATTTTCGCGAGGTCTCGGCAACCGGATCCATGCGGGTGCTCGAGCGCACGGACGGCGTCGCCGGCGAGCCGCTGGACTAG